From one Paeniglutamicibacter psychrophenolicus genomic stretch:
- the rarD gene encoding EamA family transporter RarD — translation MTQTPSTATTTAIAGGPAERTRGLLQGLGAYGLWGLLPLYFLTIAIASPWEIVASRIVWSLVFCAILLTVTKNWGHFLALGRDRQAMVRLSVASVLIAVNWLTYTYAVLNGHAAEAALGYFINPLVSIALGVIFLKEKLRRLQWVAIGFGLAAVITLTFAYGNVPYIALTLAFSFGLYGFVKNRVGRTATALTSLSMETAILALPALGFLVWLVASNTDTVLSAGPAHFWLLAASGIITAVPLLLFGAAARRLPLTTLGTLQFLAPILQFIVALVVFNEPMPVERLIGFALVWVAVAMLCIDMARQPRRLTAIKVS, via the coding sequence ATGACCCAAACGCCGTCCACAGCAACGACCACCGCCATCGCGGGCGGGCCCGCCGAACGCACCAGGGGCCTGCTCCAGGGCCTGGGTGCATACGGCCTGTGGGGACTGCTGCCGCTGTACTTCCTGACCATCGCCATCGCCTCCCCCTGGGAGATCGTTGCCAGCCGCATCGTCTGGTCGCTGGTTTTCTGCGCGATCCTGTTGACCGTGACAAAGAACTGGGGGCATTTCCTCGCGCTGGGCCGTGACCGCCAGGCGATGGTTCGCCTGTCGGTGGCCTCGGTGCTCATTGCGGTGAACTGGTTGACCTACACCTATGCGGTGCTCAACGGGCATGCGGCGGAGGCCGCCCTGGGATACTTCATCAACCCGCTGGTATCCATTGCCCTGGGCGTGATCTTCCTGAAGGAAAAACTGCGCAGGTTGCAGTGGGTGGCCATCGGGTTCGGGCTGGCAGCGGTCATCACGCTCACCTTTGCCTACGGCAACGTCCCCTACATCGCGTTGACCCTGGCGTTTTCCTTCGGCCTGTACGGCTTCGTGAAAAACCGCGTGGGCCGCACCGCCACGGCACTGACGTCCCTGAGCATGGAAACAGCGATCCTCGCCCTCCCGGCCCTGGGGTTCCTGGTCTGGCTGGTCGCCTCGAACACCGACACTGTTCTTTCCGCCGGGCCGGCACACTTCTGGCTGCTGGCCGCCAGCGGAATCATCACCGCCGTCCCGTTGCTGCTCTTCGGGGCCGCGGCGCGGCGCCTTCCGCTGACGACGCTGGGCACCTTGCAGTTCCTGGCCCCGATCCTGCAGTTCATCGTGGCCCTGGTGGTCTTCAATGAACCCATGCCGGTGGAACGGCTGATTGGTTTTGCCTTGGTCTGGGTCGCCGTGGCCATGCTGTGCATCGACATGGCCCGACAGCCACGCCGGCTCACCGCGATAAAGGTTTCCTAG